In Meleagris gallopavo isolate NT-WF06-2002-E0010 breed Aviagen turkey brand Nicholas breeding stock unplaced genomic scaffold, Turkey_5.1 ChrUn_random_7180001955736, whole genome shotgun sequence, the genomic stretch atgccctctgggacaccagggacatctcctatgcaggatgtgctgcccagacctttctgtttgtctttctgatatcagcagagtattgcattctcaccatcatgtcctatgaccgctacgttgccatctgcaagcccctgcactatgggaccttgatggacagcagagcttgtgccaccatggcagcagctgcctgggccactgggattctctattccctgctgcacactgccaacacattCTCAACGCCTCTGTGCCAcggcaatgctgtggatcagtttTTCTGTGAAACTGCTCAGATCCTTAAGCTCTCCTGCTCTGGTTTTTACCTTAGAGAATTTGGATTTACCGTATTTAGCGTCTTaatcttttttgcttgttttatattcattgttgtgtcctatgtgcagatcttcagggccgtgctgaggatgccctgtGAGCAGGgccggcacaaagccttctccacgtgcctccctcacctggccgtGGTCTCCCTGTTTGTCAGCACTGGCATGGTTGCCTACCTGAAGCCCCCATCCGTCTCCACCCCACCCCtggacctggtgg encodes the following:
- the LOC100540256 gene encoding olfactory receptor 14J1-like codes for the protein MPNSSSISEFLLLALADTRQLQLLHFWLLLGIYLAALLGNGLISTAVACHHRLHSPMDFFLLNLALLDLGCISTTLPKAMANALWDTRDISYAGCAAQTFLFVFLISAEYCILTIMSYDRYVAICKPLHYGTLMDSRACATMAAAAWATGILYSLLHTANTFSTPLCHGNAVDQFFCETAQILKLSCSGFYLREFGFTVFSVLIFFACFIFIVVSYVQIFRAVLRMPCEQGRHKAFSTCLPHLAVVSLFVSTGMVAYLKPPSVSTPPLDLVVSFLYSVVPPAVNPLIYSMRNQVLKDALRKLFGDLLLRHQ